In the genome of Passer domesticus isolate bPasDom1 chromosome 2, bPasDom1.hap1, whole genome shotgun sequence, the window TCATGCAGAGCCCAAGGCTAATTCTGCTGAACATGTTAATTAAACGTTTACCAGAGGGTAAATTAAGGGTTAATTAGGCATTCACCGCCCGAGTGCCCACCAccctgtgcagccctgcctgaCTTTGAGCCGGCCCCGATTTTGTGCaagaggtcccttcccaccgaaaaaaaaccccttcgcTTCTCTGGATACGCCGACAGCTGCAGATGTCACGCAGCCGGGAGGGCAGAGCGGGATCGCCCGGCGCCTGTGGCGAGGGCGGGCCCCGCTCGGAGCCTCCCGCGCCGCGGTGCtgcggggggcggcgggcccggcccggctccgcgcccgcccccgTTCCCATGGCAGCGCCCGGGGCTCGGCCGGCGCGGGGCGGCGAGCGCGGCCTGCCCCGGCAGCATGGAGGACGAGGAGccggagggggaggaggaggagaaggaagagggggaggaggagaaggagaaggaggaagagggtgaggagaaggaggaggatgaggagaagaaggaagaagaggtgAGGGGGAggcgctcagcaccgcccgGCTGTGGCTGGGCCAGCGCTGGCGTTGTGCTCTCCTTCTCTCCCAGGAGCTGGTTCCCCGTCCCCTGACGGAGGCAGACCTCAAGGAGGGCCTCTCTCTCCTCTGTAAGACCGGCAACGGGCTGGCCCACGCCTATGTGAAGTTTGAAGCCAAAAACAAGTGAGTGTGCAATGGCTGACCCGGCAGAAGCCCCTTACTCCGTGGCCATGGGGCCGCTGTGCCGCAGGCTGGTGACAGGCCATGAGGGGCAGGAGCTATCCAGgccctgctctccagccaccTGGGTTCCAGTCCGTGCCTCAGCATAGCCTGTCCAtcctcagccctggccagacACACCGCTGGGAAGGAACATCagtgtgccccagggctgagggcagccGGCCCATCGCTCTGGACTGTGCCCTCCTAGGGGAGCCTGAACAGAGTGACCTCCCTGCAGGCACTCTGAGAAATATCCATTGGCATCTGTCCTCCTAGCTGGTAACTTGTGAGGCAGGCAGCTGTAAGTACTGTGCCACAATGGCCTTGGGACAGTTTGGAGcctcagcctccccagcagAGCCACCTAACCAAGGCCTCATTGAGAGTGTTTCTTTCAGCAGCCTCACAGGGTATCTCAGCCACTATTTTTTCCACTAGAAAAGTCCTTCCACACAGTCCTTTGTGTTGACACTATTGTCTAACAGACTCCTCCCCAAAACTTACCCCTTTCTCTGCTCTGGTTGTGCCCTTTCTTGACAGATACAATTCAATGGCAGTAAGTACTCCCTCTGCCAGGAAAGCAGGTCCAATCTTACCATTCATCTTTGCTTACAGGCCTGTCCCTATCACctgcctttttcttccttctctcagCAGGGCTATCTAGGACAGCAGGGAAGTAGGAGGGATGGTTGCCCTCCCTCCAGTAGTGGCAAGGAGCAACCCAAAAGATGGTAGTGGGGAAATATGAGAGATATTTTATCCACATTCACTCTCCCTCAGGGGCCTGACAGACATCAGCCTCCTCGAAAGCTTCATTCACCTGCGGTATGTGGATTTGTCAAAGAACAAGCTGAAAGATTTGGCCCCACTGAGCAGCCTAACCCAGCTGCTTTGGCTGAAGGTGGATGGGAATCTGCTCACCAGTGCCAGCATGCAGGAGCTGCCCTACCTCCAAGTCATCAGCTTTGATCGCAACCACATCATGGATTTTGAGGGCATTACTCACCCCCTCCTAGCCAACCTCAGCCTGAAAGGTGATACAGGCTACCTGTCTTGAGGGGACACGCTCTTGGAAAGGTGGGATTAACTTTcttgtttcttcttcctctggcactcagaaaataaaatcgAGACAGTGCTGGGCCTGAGTCACGACCATTTGTTCAGCCTGCAAGTCCTGGAGCTGCGAGGAAACAAGATAACGACCACAGCAGGGCTCGGCGTTTCCAAGCTCAAGAAGCTCTATCTGGTAAGGGATCAGCCAGCCCGGGGAgtgggacagagctgctgcagatcccagctcctgcagcccagatAGCACAAAGGGAGTGGCCATGAACCGCGAATCACATAGGAGTCGATGTTGGGTGCATCAGGTCCTTCCCTCACGGCCTCCTGCAGGAGGGCAGCTTTGCCTTCAGGCAGTGTTGGGAAAGCTTGTATTCCATGTGCCCTGGGATCACTGGAGATCACTGGGCAAAGCAACAGCTTTGCTTTTTGGGTGACAAAGGGAGGCAAtgcctctttctcctctttgaTGGGCCTAACCAAATAGTGGTTTAAAGCCAGCACAATTATGTGATTCACACCTACAGCTGCCAAAAAAGAAATTGATTCAATATTGCAGTGAAACTAAGATAGGAGAAGCAGTTTCTTAATATCATAAACAATTACTTCAAGGAAGCATTTACTCCTAGAGATGCAAGTGAAGAAAGTATGTATGGCTTAGCCCCATGGATCACACTGTGCAACAGCTTGCAAAGACTAAACAGATGTCCTGAGTCACTACCTCTTGAAAAGCAATTAAATATGATAAAGGCTTTCAAAAACTATGTGGCTTCTTTTCATCAAGATTCTCTGGCAGAAAACACTAAGGAGATTGCCTGCTGAGATTGTCTACAATTTTCTGATGTAAAACTGGGATTTTGTGACTGGAGGTGCTCCAAGAATGGATGAAGTGGATCAGTCAGTAGATACAATACAGCATTTCAAGGCATACCCAGTCACCTTAGTGAGTTATTGCAGGGAAGCAAACAGAGCATCTCTGCTGAGAGAAGGTTCCTGGCATGACTGAGGGGTTTCTGAGCTGCCCATGTGAAACAGGAAAGTTGCAAGGGGTGATTGTTAAAACTAGAACAACTAACTCACAAGAATCCTTGGGGCTTGAATTTGTCTCCCATGTCTACCTGCCCGTTAAATCATTTTGCAGGGAAATCTCCCCCAGTAATGCTTTGGTTTCTGTGTAAAGACTTTGATGTTATTTCAGCCTTGGGTAAGTGCAGCTGATTCCTCAAGGAC includes:
- the LRRC23 gene encoding leucine-rich repeat-containing protein 23, with the protein product MEDEEPEGEEEEKEEGEEEKEKEEEGEEKEEDEEKKEEEELVPRPLTEADLKEGLSLLCKTGNGLAHAYVKFEAKNKGLTDISLLESFIHLRYVDLSKNKLKDLAPLSSLTQLLWLKVDGNLLTSASMQELPYLQVISFDRNHIMDFEGITHPLLANLSLKENKIETVLGLSHDHLFSLQVLELRGNKITTTAGLGVSKLKKLYLAKNTICSLEGLEEFEQLEILHVRDNKLEALDGFSDSMKCLQYLNLRSNGIKSFQEVEKLQVLPTLQALVLMGNPCAEEPDYRLQVLSRLPQLQRLDKELVEEEEREEAEKIRQTRKAKEKEMEESLEDTVAE